Within Vicia villosa cultivar HV-30 ecotype Madison, WI linkage group LG1, Vvil1.0, whole genome shotgun sequence, the genomic segment TATAAAGTGtatgataaaatttattttgtctCAAAACATAATGAAAAACAACTCCGACACAATCCTTACCCTGAGTTTATTATTGACTTTGATATTATCTTAGTCAACGGTAAAAAAAGAGggtaagaagagaaagaaataggTGGTAAAGAGAGATAGGTAATACATGTGGTTAGATCCTCTCATGTATTTATCCTAgtacaataaataaaaattgagagtAGGCGCGTTAATGTGACAATAATGAGTTAAAAGTTCGACTTTGAATGTAAAGAATACTAAGTAAATTGTAAATGAGATGACTTTTTTATATCTAATAATTTAAGATTTTAGAAAAAGATGTGACCATGTCTCTCGTATGGTCGCGCTTAACCCAATGTGATGATTCATTATGTTTAGGCATTCACAACCTAATTCGTTGGTTTTTCTTTCACGTTGTATTGAAAGTCTTCATGACAATATGACACGCGTCCTGTTAATGATATGTCAACGTAGTTGCGAATGTAAATGAGTACTCTCACTTTAGAGGTTAAGAAGTTTCATACCCAAACGAAGGGTTAAACTCAAATTTCTAAAAGAAATTACTCATCACTAGAGGGCATTAATGAATAATGACTCTTCCGTTCCGAATAACTTAACCAGATCATACGTTTCACCAAAAGAGTGCTAACTACTACTTAATAGCCAGAGCCAGAGGTACTCAAAACTGGAATTCCAGTTCGTACTCAGAGAATCTATGGCTTTTCATGCTACAATAAGGCCATGATATATGTTCGTACTGATGTTGACTAGCGTTGGAGAAGGCAATTTTGACTTCTTACATAGCCAGAAAATCACAAGTGTATATGAATGACATAAGTCAATTCATGACAGCTTTCCATACTAAATAATATAAACTAAACAATAAGAAATTAATATTTGCACaaaaaagatgaagataaaagtAAGCATTAAGGTTTTCATTTCAATGatgttatatatattatagttAGAGATGAAATTCAACATAAAGAGCTTCGTTTaaagaaaactttttttttgttcaCATATATGATCGTTGAATAAATCCATTTTCTCTACTTAACAAGATAAATTCCCATATATTATATTCTTATAAATAAAAGCGGCAAAGAAAATCCTTCTATTTTTTATGCAAACATTTAATACACATTTAACATATAAATAATtccattttatataaaatttgtaaCCTTAAGAATCCATCGAGGAAAATTGTGTCAACGGTGGTATAAACttcaaaagaatttaaaatttatcATATAGATCACATAGTTGCATTTCTTTAGTTGCGAAAACGGTTGCAACTAAATAGTATAAAAAACACATATACTGGTATCCTTATTCATCATTTTTGTGTAAAGACTCCATCAAAGAAAATATGTGTTAACAAGGTGGTATAAACTtcaaaagattttcaaatttatCATCTAAATCACATATTGCTTtcaagattaaaaaaattaatcgcAAAAACGGTTGCGACTAAATAGTATCCAAAAACACATACACTAACACTATTATTAATCATTTTGTGATAGATAATAAATTATGATTAATTCACGTTACAACGACCACAATAACATGTTAAATATCTATAATAACTTAAATTACAAAACTTTTGTTGCATTACATATCCcatctttcattttttaaattcttttcacCACTCTACAAAGGTGTAAATAAATATCTTCATCAGTCTATATAGGTGTAAATGTGATGTGATGAATCTTATTACACTCATTGCTGTATTCAAAATCGAGAAACAAAGCAAATTAAAACATGAAAAGGCACAGAAATAAAGGTGGTAACCAAACTGGTTAATTTATACATCATGCGACTCGCAAGTTCATTGAAACATGTAACTATGTCGTTATAACTAAAGAAAACCTCAATAACATGTAAATAACCAAAGATATAAAATAGTCATGTTCTTATATATCATAATCCATATAATAATACTACTAACAATGAACAAGGCAAGTAAAATCTCAAAGATTATCCAATTGAAAAATCATTGAGACTGTGCTAAAAACAAGTAAATAACATGACTCAAAATCCACTACtaaatcaccatcatcatcttcataaatTAACACTGACCTTCAAAATAATCACTTCCATGTTTCaactcaatcatcatcatcatcaagaaaacATTATTCATTGAATGATAAACTCTAAATCCTCAAAAAGGTTGACGTGAAGCTGAGTTGTTTCCCGCCCAAACACCACCGTCAACAGGCAACTGAACATTCTGCATATTCATAGGCAGATTGAAAAACGGCAAACCAGAAGATGGATCAGGAAATGGACTAGTGTTTCCACCTCCTCCTCCACCACCGCCACCACCACCAGAGCTTTGAGAACCACCACCACCGCCAGCTACTTGCTGCATCTGAACCTGCTCCTCTTCATCCAAAGGAAGCCTCTCATAAGCCACATTAGTAAACGAAGCAGCAATCACAATCACCGGTCCCGCCGCAATGAGTTCGCCAACCACACTTCCTCCCACCACCTGTCCCTGACCTCCTGCAAGATAAATCGTCAGACTAGTAGCACCAGGAGGAGCCGGCGGTGGCAGAAAAGATCCAGACAAAGACAATATCTCAAATCTTCCATGAAGAGTCACAGCACCACCAGCCGCCGCCGGCTGCCTGAGACTAACATTCGTAACCGTCCCAGTCCCGCTCAAAACACAGATCCCACGCTGACGGCGACGAGCGTAGTTCGTAACACATTCAAAAACATCGGAACCGCTAGCAACTTCGAGAATATGAGCTCTGAGAGTGTTGGCGCTTTCTCTCGTAATAATCACCGGCGGTTTCGCCTTGTTTTTCGAGCCTGGCGGTCTGCCACGTGGACGACGTCCGACTACGTCACCTGGACCCGCAGCCGAACCTAACTCCAAGCCTTGGCTTCGGTCATCGTCGTCGTTGGATGAAAACGGTGCTGCACCACCACCAACACCGCCACCAACTCGATTCGATTCTTGCTCTTCGGAATCGTGATGGTGTTGTTGCTGATGCTGGAGGTGCAAGTCTTGTCTGTGGAGGTTTTGCATAAAGCGCGATGCACTTCCTAAATCCAAACCAGCCATCAAGGAAATAGAGAGAGAAAATAtagataaatataaattaaaaagtttaatttatattataaaagaaaaacaaaaaaaaacaaaacaagaaaacaaggaagttatttttatttactatagAGAAAGTCTGTAGTAAACAAATACAtaaatatcattattttttttgggGTCTAAGATCACTGTGTTGTTGGTGTTCaccttgttttgttttgtttattggtGTTTGTGATGTGAGTGTGTGCAGTATATAATAGAAAATAGatatatagaaagaaaaaaaaaaaggtgatcTACTAGGTGGTGGAATAGAAAAACATTTTTGGGTTGGATTGAAAAGAGACAGAAGAACAGCTATggagtgaagagaaagaaaaggggAGAGAAGAGAAGGTGATGAAGAGGTATGGGAGATAGAGAGAGAAATGAGGTTGAAGGAGACAAAAGACTCAATAACAAGTCATTTGTTTGGGCAACCTAAAGATTATAAAATATGAAGAATTAGTTGGAGAAATCTCTTTAAGACGCTTTCTTATACTCCAATCTCTTCCTCACTCCCATTCTTATACCGTGACCACAACGCGTTGGTAtactcataattttttttaaaatttctttaaaattataataatttcttttactttttaaaatataaaataaataaaaaagttaacaaatatatgtatttagtctaatttataaataaaattcagaatttttttatttaattctctttTATAATGACATCAGAAGTATTTTCTTTTCTGTGGGCTTTATTCTTTCTTCTCGATTctctttttttattgaatatattttgttttgtagtaataattatatttattgtgTTCCTTTGTTAaagatataaaatattaatatagttgtttgaaaaataattatatttttaatttttataataataatagtgactctccaaaataaatatgaaaaaattagGTCACATTTACTTtgtcaatatatatatttttattttataaaatgtatttattttagCAGATTAATAATAAGATGCGAGATATTTTAaagagtaatgctatttagtacgaatGAATTTAAACAAGAAACACAAGAATGTACATGTGTCATTAATTTAgtagatattttttaatttattataaattaaatttcctttttaatagaGATCATGGAGTGGTTGTGATAAAGAATGATTGAGATTTATTcttacttttttttgtttttacttaaaAGTCTAATTCATTTAATATTAATGagactaaatattttttatttgattaattcaaGTTCACCTTTTAGCATAAATTTTATgatactaattttttattttataaaatgtatttattttagCAGATTAGTAATAAGATGTgagatataattaaaataataataacaataaaattatgcatatttatttaaataggtcagtctgatatgtttaaaaaatatttttttattggttatAACCTAATCTTTTTagctaaatataattataaaaaaatctaaaatttttttattttaaaataacttaGTCTGGCATAAACTTTTGTAGACTAGGCTGTAAATTCCTGTTAGCTGGTCTGCCTTATCCCCACTCCTAAATATAATATCTCCTTCTAGAatacaattattatatttttcggtACAGAATAATGGTCTCTGACGACGACGGTCTTCGGCTCCGGCGCATATCTTAACGTCTTTTGGGTGAGATTGGTGGTGTACATTTCAAGGGTtccataacttcttcaatttcGGTTTAAATTCCTGATTTTAGGATCAGGGACCTTGTTGAGGAGGTTGTT encodes:
- the LOC131638595 gene encoding AT-hook motif nuclear-localized protein 23-like, which produces MAGLDLGSASRFMQNLHRQDLHLQHQQQHHHDSEEQESNRVGGGVGGGAAPFSSNDDDDRSQGLELGSAAGPGDVVGRRPRGRPPGSKNKAKPPVIITRESANTLRAHILEVASGSDVFECVTNYARRRQRGICVLSGTGTVTNVSLRQPAAAGGAVTLHGRFEILSLSGSFLPPPAPPGATSLTIYLAGGQGQVVGGSVVGELIAAGPVIVIAASFTNVAYERLPLDEEEQVQMQQVAGGGGGSQSSGGGGGGGGGGGNTSPFPDPSSGLPFFNLPMNMQNVQLPVDGGVWAGNNSASRQPF